The following proteins come from a genomic window of Pyxidicoccus sp. MSG2:
- a CDS encoding Mrp/NBP35 family ATP-binding protein, with amino-acid sequence MSVSEAAVLAAMSKVMDPELHVDLVKAGMVKDIRIAGDSVKLKIELTTPACPLKGKIQADAEAALKTVPGLKTFDIEWGAQVRAAGGGVPGGALLPKVKNVILVGAGKGGVGKSTVALNLATALAMHGAKVGLLDADFYGPSVPLMTGLADKKPVSPDGKSLDPLVAHGLKVMSIGFLVEADQALIWRGPMLHGALMQLVRDVNWGELDYLVLDLPPGTGDVALSLSQSIRAAGAVLVTTPQDVALADVVRAKQMFDKVHIPVLGIVENMSQFVCPNCSHVTAIFNHGGGRKAAEMFGIPFLGEIPLDLKVRESGDSGVPVVLGAKDSLEAKAFLEVARNVAGRVSAQSMKSVPLPVVQAR; translated from the coding sequence ATGAGCGTTTCCGAGGCGGCAGTCCTCGCGGCGATGTCGAAGGTCATGGACCCCGAGCTTCACGTGGACCTCGTGAAGGCGGGGATGGTGAAGGACATCCGCATCGCGGGCGACTCGGTGAAGCTCAAGATCGAACTCACCACGCCGGCCTGTCCGCTCAAGGGGAAGATCCAGGCGGACGCCGAGGCCGCGCTCAAGACCGTCCCCGGCCTCAAGACCTTCGACATCGAGTGGGGCGCCCAGGTCCGCGCGGCCGGCGGTGGCGTCCCCGGCGGCGCGCTGCTCCCCAAGGTGAAGAACGTCATCCTCGTGGGCGCCGGCAAGGGTGGGGTGGGCAAGAGCACCGTGGCCCTCAACCTCGCCACCGCGCTCGCCATGCACGGCGCCAAGGTGGGCCTGCTGGACGCGGACTTCTACGGCCCCTCCGTGCCCCTCATGACGGGCCTTGCGGACAAGAAGCCGGTGAGCCCGGACGGCAAGTCCCTGGACCCGCTCGTCGCCCATGGCCTCAAGGTGATGTCCATCGGCTTCCTCGTGGAGGCGGACCAGGCGCTCATCTGGCGCGGCCCCATGCTCCACGGCGCGCTGATGCAGCTGGTGCGCGATGTGAACTGGGGCGAGCTGGACTACCTCGTCCTCGACCTGCCTCCGGGAACCGGTGACGTGGCCCTGTCGCTGTCCCAGTCCATCCGCGCCGCGGGCGCCGTGCTGGTGACGACGCCGCAGGACGTGGCCCTGGCCGACGTGGTGCGCGCCAAGCAGATGTTCGACAAGGTCCACATCCCCGTGCTCGGCATCGTGGAGAACATGAGCCAGTTCGTCTGCCCGAACTGCTCGCACGTCACGGCCATCTTCAACCACGGTGGCGGTCGCAAGGCGGCGGAGATGTTCGGCATCCCATTCCTCGGGGAGATCCCCCTGGACCTGAAGGTGCGCGAGTCCGGAGACTCGGGCGTGCCGGTGGTGCTGGGTGCGAAGGACAGCCTGGAGGCGAAGGCCTTCCTGGAGGTCGCTCGCAATGTGG
- a CDS encoding sulfurtransferase, with protein MTHPRFPEALLSVSELESMLGEPRLVILEVKLKPVGPSAASAPESASARIPGARIFDLDGAFSDHAQSLPHMMPGPAHFEREVRKLGINRDSVVVVYDRVGLYSSPRAWWMFRAMGHAQVAVLDGGLPAWVEAGHPTAQEPERIEREGDFVAAPTGKAFCDAAAVERALEDASCAVIDARSQRRFEGLDPEPRAGLRQGHMPNAVNLPFTDVQVKGYAKSGSELAALFESRIGSRRRLVFSCGSGVTACVDALAATLAGYSDIQVYDGSWSEWALPSTRPVIQTT; from the coding sequence ATGACTCATCCCAGATTTCCGGAAGCGCTCCTCTCCGTGTCCGAGCTTGAGTCGATGCTCGGCGAGCCGCGCCTCGTCATCCTGGAAGTGAAGCTGAAGCCCGTCGGCCCGAGCGCGGCCTCCGCGCCAGAGAGCGCTTCCGCGCGGATTCCCGGCGCTCGCATCTTTGACCTCGACGGGGCGTTCAGCGACCATGCGCAGTCCCTCCCGCACATGATGCCGGGGCCCGCGCACTTCGAACGCGAAGTGCGCAAGCTCGGCATCAATCGCGACAGCGTCGTGGTCGTCTACGACCGGGTCGGGCTGTATTCGAGCCCGCGCGCCTGGTGGATGTTCAGGGCGATGGGGCATGCGCAGGTGGCCGTGCTCGACGGCGGTCTACCGGCGTGGGTTGAAGCCGGTCATCCGACCGCGCAGGAACCGGAGCGCATCGAGCGCGAGGGCGATTTCGTCGCGGCGCCAACCGGGAAGGCGTTCTGCGACGCCGCGGCGGTGGAACGGGCCCTGGAAGATGCGAGCTGTGCAGTGATCGACGCCCGCTCGCAACGACGCTTCGAGGGACTCGACCCGGAGCCTCGCGCGGGGCTGAGGCAGGGGCACATGCCCAACGCCGTGAACCTGCCCTTCACGGACGTGCAGGTGAAGGGGTACGCGAAGAGCGGGAGCGAGCTCGCGGCGCTGTTCGAGAGCAGGATCGGCTCACGCCGCAGGCTCGTGTTCAGCTGCGGGTCCGGCGTCACGGCCTGCGTGGATGCCCTCGCGGCGACGCTCGCGGGCTACTCCGATATCCAGGTGTACGACGGCTCGTGGAGCGAGTGGGCACTACCGTCCACCCGGCCCGTAATTCAAACCACGTAG
- the sppA gene encoding signal peptide peptidase SppA — MLRLPFIALANLFLLLRSLLGLPFRLLAARHRPAYVRFRLTGDPPYRERRKSRFQLGGTRPEPAAVTSVERFRESLRLLAGDARVKGILLEVENLAVPPARRDALVDVLAEFRRAGKRVVAWAVSVETDAYPIMCAADEVLLAPMGRVDVVGYAAEATALGEGLSRVGIQAHFVRRGDYKTAPELFTHATVSDIQARTVESFLDERYVDLVDAVARGRRKTPEEVRALIDQGPFSARRAVESGLVDALVSEADLPVHLGLVKTGEAHEDETELESMATYLATVPFPPVRWRRMKRPPRVALVPVSGVIVPGQGASSERMASSGAVVRALRAAGRDRRTKAVVLYISSPGGAPIASEQMLEAVQRVGRKKPVIAFMDRVCASAGYMVAVGAKEIWSTPHAVVGSIGVFAGKFDASVLLERLGVHQTVLVRGENAALNSNSRGFTPRERATLEAEVEEIYQGFLGYVAKGRGRTPEEIHTLAEGRVYSGMRAKGVGLVDHVGGFEAACGRALELAKVSAERFDIITYGGPKRRLSLLKLLMGAARAQTYALCPTAWRLGGPWGTEGFDDVSGLLGDRVRDLLAELWDRLAHGRG, encoded by the coding sequence ATGCTGCGCCTACCCTTCATCGCCCTCGCGAACCTCTTCCTCCTGCTGCGGAGCCTGCTGGGACTGCCCTTCCGGCTGCTCGCCGCCCGCCACCGGCCGGCCTATGTGCGCTTCCGGTTGACGGGGGACCCTCCGTACCGCGAGCGGCGCAAGTCCCGGTTTCAACTGGGAGGTACCCGCCCGGAGCCGGCCGCCGTCACCTCGGTGGAGCGCTTCCGGGAGTCACTGCGGCTGCTGGCGGGGGACGCCCGGGTGAAGGGCATCCTGCTGGAGGTGGAGAACCTGGCCGTGCCGCCGGCCAGACGCGACGCGCTGGTGGACGTGCTGGCGGAGTTCCGCAGGGCGGGCAAGCGGGTGGTGGCCTGGGCGGTGAGCGTGGAGACGGACGCCTACCCCATCATGTGCGCGGCGGACGAGGTGCTCCTGGCGCCCATGGGCCGGGTGGACGTGGTGGGCTACGCGGCGGAGGCCACGGCCCTGGGCGAGGGGTTGTCACGCGTGGGCATCCAGGCCCACTTCGTGCGGCGCGGCGACTACAAGACGGCGCCGGAGCTCTTCACCCACGCGACGGTGTCGGACATCCAGGCGCGGACGGTGGAGTCGTTCCTGGACGAGCGCTACGTGGACCTCGTGGACGCGGTGGCGCGGGGGCGCCGCAAGACGCCGGAGGAGGTGCGGGCGCTCATCGACCAGGGGCCCTTCAGCGCGCGGCGTGCGGTGGAGTCGGGGCTGGTGGACGCGCTGGTCAGCGAGGCCGACCTGCCGGTGCACCTGGGGCTGGTGAAGACCGGGGAGGCGCACGAGGACGAGACGGAGCTGGAGTCCATGGCGACGTACCTGGCCACGGTGCCTTTTCCTCCGGTGCGCTGGCGGAGGATGAAGCGGCCGCCACGCGTGGCGCTGGTGCCGGTGTCGGGCGTCATCGTCCCCGGGCAGGGGGCGAGCAGTGAGCGGATGGCGTCGTCGGGCGCGGTGGTGAGGGCTCTGCGGGCGGCGGGGAGGGACAGGCGCACGAAGGCGGTGGTGCTCTACATCAGCAGCCCCGGAGGCGCGCCGATTGCGTCGGAGCAGATGCTGGAGGCGGTGCAGCGGGTGGGGCGGAAGAAGCCCGTCATCGCGTTCATGGACCGGGTGTGCGCCAGCGCGGGGTACATGGTGGCGGTGGGAGCGAAGGAGATCTGGTCCACGCCGCACGCGGTGGTGGGCTCGATTGGCGTGTTCGCGGGGAAGTTCGATGCGTCCGTGCTGCTGGAGCGGTTGGGCGTGCACCAGACGGTGCTGGTCCGGGGGGAGAACGCGGCGCTGAACTCCAACTCACGGGGCTTCACGCCGCGCGAGCGCGCCACGTTGGAGGCGGAGGTGGAGGAGATCTACCAGGGCTTCCTGGGGTACGTGGCGAAGGGACGCGGCCGGACGCCGGAGGAGATCCACACGCTGGCGGAGGGTCGGGTGTACTCGGGGATGCGGGCGAAGGGGGTGGGCCTGGTGGACCACGTCGGCGGCTTCGAGGCGGCCTGTGGCCGCGCGCTGGAGTTGGCGAAGGTGTCCGCGGAGCGGTTCGACATCATTACGTACGGTGGGCCGAAGAGGAGGCTCTCGTTGCTCAAGCTGCTGATGGGCGCGGCGCGGGCGCAGACGTATGCGCTGTGCCCGACGGCGTGGAGGCTGGGTGGGCCGTGGGGTACGGAGGGATTCGATGACGTCTCCGGGCTCCTGGGCGACAGGGTCCGCGACCTTCTGGCGGAGCTGTGGGACCGTCTCGCGCATGGCCGTGGATGA
- the rtcA gene encoding RNA 3'-terminal phosphate cyclase — MTGTEGPDSGRVELDGSEGEGGGQILRTALSLSLITGRPFRIRRLREKRDPRGLRPQHLACVRGAEALSGGSSEGATVGASELTFTPGPVRAGDYLLEVSTAGSTPLLFQCLVYPLALAGGGQLTLRGGTHLPHSPSYHYVANVWQPVARAYGLPVQLTMPHAGFYPEGAGEIVAEVGPPQEPPLLVELPARGMLREVRVSSFTGGLPFTIAERQSRAAVAALRERGILAEAENRPLPVTRSVGTVTFVLAQFEHTIAGFTALGERGRAAEEVGREAAVALADFMETGGALDEHLADQILLPAALLASGRLGPATPGTTRFTAARITDHLTTHARVVECFLPVHVSVDASGAVEVRPR; from the coding sequence ATGACCGGCACGGAGGGGCCCGACAGCGGGCGGGTGGAGCTCGACGGGAGTGAGGGTGAGGGAGGAGGGCAGATTCTCCGCACCGCGCTGTCGCTGTCGCTCATCACCGGTCGCCCCTTCCGCATCCGCCGACTGCGCGAAAAGCGAGACCCTCGGGGCCTGCGTCCCCAGCACCTGGCCTGCGTGCGCGGCGCCGAGGCGCTGAGCGGCGGCTCCAGCGAGGGCGCCACCGTGGGCGCCTCCGAGCTCACCTTCACTCCCGGCCCCGTGCGCGCGGGGGACTACCTGCTGGAAGTGAGCACCGCCGGGAGCACGCCGCTGCTCTTCCAGTGTCTCGTCTACCCGCTGGCGCTGGCCGGCGGCGGACAGCTCACCCTGCGCGGCGGCACGCACCTGCCGCACAGCCCCAGCTACCACTACGTCGCCAACGTCTGGCAGCCGGTGGCTCGCGCATACGGGCTGCCCGTGCAGCTCACCATGCCGCACGCGGGCTTCTACCCGGAGGGCGCGGGGGAGATTGTCGCCGAGGTGGGCCCGCCCCAGGAGCCGCCGCTGCTGGTGGAGCTCCCCGCGCGTGGCATGCTGCGCGAGGTGCGCGTGTCGTCCTTCACCGGCGGGCTGCCGTTCACCATCGCCGAGCGCCAGTCCCGCGCCGCGGTGGCCGCCCTGCGCGAGCGGGGCATCCTCGCCGAGGCGGAGAACCGGCCGCTGCCGGTGACGCGCTCGGTGGGCACCGTCACCTTCGTGCTGGCCCAGTTCGAGCACACCATCGCCGGCTTCACCGCGCTGGGCGAGCGGGGCCGTGCCGCGGAGGAGGTGGGGCGCGAGGCCGCCGTGGCGCTGGCGGACTTCATGGAGACCGGGGGCGCGCTCGACGAGCACCTCGCGGATCAGATCCTCCTGCCCGCGGCGCTGCTGGCCTCCGGACGGCTGGGGCCTGCCACACCGGGCACCACGCGCTTCACGGCGGCGCGCATCACCGACCACCTCACCACGCATGCCCGCGTGGTGGAGTGCTTCCTACCGGTGCACGTCAGCGTGGATGCGAGCGGCGCCGTGGAGGTCCGCCCGCGCTGA